In Egibacteraceae bacterium, the sequence AGGGGCCGCCGCGGAAGGGCGCGGTGCTCGCCGCGATCACCGCCCTGAAGCAGATCTGCAACCACCCCGCCGGCTACGTCGACCGGGACGGACCGCTCGCGGGCAGGTCGGGCAAGCTCGCCCGCCTCGAGGAGCTTGTCGACAGCGCGTTCGAGGCGGGGGAGCGGGTGCTCGTCTTCACCCACTTCGCCTCCTGGGGGGAGCGCCTCGCCGCGCACCTCACCGAACGGACGGGGCTGCCTATCGCGTGCTACCACGGCGGCCTCGCGCGCGGCCCGCGCGACCGCATGGTGCGTGACTTCCAGCAAGGCGACGGGCCGGGCGCGCTCGTCCTGTCCCTGAAGGCCGGTGGGACGGGGCTCAACCTGACCGCCGCGAGCCACGTCGTGCTGTACGACCGCTGGTGGAACCCCGCGGTGGAGGACCAGGCGCGCGACCGGGCGTGGCGCATCGGCCAGACCCGCACGGTGGTGTGCCACCGCCTCGTGTGCCCCGGCACCGTCGACGAGCGGGTCGAGGAGGTCGTGGCCGGCAAGCGCCGCATCGCCGACCTCGTGCTGCCCGAGTCCACTTCGATCGACGACCTGCAGAGCGACCAGCTGCGGGCCGCGCTCGGTCTCGACCCCGACGCGCTGCTCACCGACGACACCGTCTCCGACGGGCCGCACGCGGGGGTGGCCGCATGAGCCGCTCGCGCAAGCAGCAACCGGCCCAGCGCGCACGGGGGGACCGGCGCCGCCGCGGTGCAGGCGGCAAGCGGCGCGCCGACGAGAACGTCGCGGGCTTCTGGGGCGCGCCGTCCCAGCTGCCGCCCGCGCGCCACGACGTGCGGATCACCGACGTGCCCGCCGCCACCGTGCGCTCACTCGGTCCGCCGCCACTGCCCGGCCACGAGGTGGTGGCCGAGCACTACTTCGCGGCGGTGTACGACCGGGCGGTCGCGCTCGCCGGCGCGCTCGCGGCCGTTGGCGGGCTCATCGAGCCCGACGAGCTCGTCGACCGCGACGGGGACTGAGCGGGGGGCTGGCGCTCGGGACGTCGCCGGTGCACGATGGGAGGCCGCGTCCCTGCGCACCTGTGCTGGAGGCCTCGACATGCGCGCCCGACTCGGCTCCTGGGCCCCGCTCACCGCGCTCATGCTCGCGCTCGCCGGCTGCGGCGAGACGGCGCCCGACGAGCCGGGCGCCGCACCGGCGGGGGGCACCATCACGTTCTGGGACGGCCAGTGGGAGAGCCTCGACGTCAACAACGCCATCGCGGCGTTCGTCCTCGAGCACGGCTACGGCTACGACACCGAGACGGTCGTGCTCGCCGCGCCGGTCATGGAGCAGGCGCTGCCCCAGGGCGACATCGACGTGGTCATGGAGCTGTGGGCGGTCAACCGCGTCGAGTGGTACGAGCAGGTGATCGCGGAGGGCACGGTGATCGACATCGGACCCGTGCTCGAGCGCGCGACGCAGGGCTACTACGTGCCCCGCTTCGTGATCGAGGGTGACGACGCGCGCGGCATCGAGCCGGCGGCCCCCGACCTCGAGTCGGTCTTCGACCTGCCCGACTACGCCGACGTGTTCGCCGACCCCGAGGACCCCGGCCGGGCCGCGCTCGTCAACTGCCCGCCTGACTGGGAGTGCGCGGCCATCACCGAGGTGAAGTTCGCCGCCTACGGGCTGCTCGACGACGTGAACATCCGCAGCCCCGGGTCGCCTGGGGCCCTGGACGCGGAGCTGGTGGGAGCCTACGAGCGCGGCGAGCCGGTCGTCGGCTACTACTGGGAGCCGACGGCGCTCATGGGCCGCTTCGACTTCGTGCAGCTCGACGAGCCCGAGTGGACCGAGGAGTGCGAGGCCGCCAACGAGCAGGCCCGCGAGCAGGGGCTCGCGTCCGCCGACGTGCCCGCGCCCGCCGACGTGCCCGAGGAGGCGGGTTGCGGCTTCCAGACGCACCCGGTAACCAAGGGCATCCACGCGGGCCTGCAGGAGCGCGCCCCCGAGGCGGTCGAGTTCCTCGAACGCATGGAGGTGGGCACAGACCCGTTGAACGAGGCCGGGGCGTTCATCGTCGAGCACGACGCCGACGCGCAGGACGCGGCGCTGTGGTTCTTCGAGAACTACGACCACTGGAGGGACTGGCTCGACGGAGAACCCCTCGAACGCGTCGAGGGGGCGCTGCGCGACGCCGGCGTGGACGTGTGAGTTCGTGCGAGGCTGGTGGGCCGTCGTGGCGCCGCGCGTGGCTGGCGCGACAAAGGGAGGCCGGAGATGGACCTCGGCTGGCTGACGGAGTTCCCCGAAGAGCTGCGCCTACCGCTGGCGGACTGGGTCGACCGCCTCGTCGCCTTCCTCCTCGCGCACTTCGGTGAGCTGTTCGCCGCCATCCGTTCGGCCATCCTGTTCGTGCTCCTGCCCATCGAGCGGGCCCTGCTCGCCTTGCCATGGAGCCTCGTCGTCGTGCTCCTCGCCGTCGCGGCGTGGCGGGCCGGGGGGTGGCGGCTCGCCGCCGGCGTCACGATCGGGCTCGTCGCGATCGCCTCGTTCGGCACCTGGACCGCGACGATGATCACCGCCGCGATCGTCGTCACCGCGGTCGTCGTGGCGGTGACCACCGGCATCCCGCTCGGCATCGCCATGGCCCGCAGCGCCCGGGTGAGTGCGCTCATGCGCCCCGTGCTCGACTTCATGCAGACCCTGCCGAGCTTCGTCTACCTCGTCCCCATCGTCATGCTCTTCCGGATCGGCCGGGCCCCAGCGCTCATCGCCGTGCTCGTCTACGCCATCCCTCCGGTCATCCGGCTCACCGAGCTCGGCATCCGGCAGGTGCCCGGTGAGACCGTGGAGGCGGCTGCGGCGTTCGGTTCGACACCGGCGCAGATGCTGCGCAAGGTCGAGCTGCCGCTGGCGTTCCCGACGATCATGGCGGGGGTCAACCAGACGACGATGATGGCCCTCGCCATGGTCATCGTCGCCTCGCTCGTCGGAGCGCCGGGACTCGGCGAGGTGGTCCTTCGCGGGCTCGGGCGCCAGGACGTCGGGCTCGCGTTCGTCGGTGGGATCGCGATCGTCATTCTCGCCATGGTCATGGACCGCATGACGCA encodes:
- a CDS encoding ABC transporter permease subunit, producing the protein MDLGWLTEFPEELRLPLADWVDRLVAFLLAHFGELFAAIRSAILFVLLPIERALLALPWSLVVVLLAVAAWRAGGWRLAAGVTIGLVAIASFGTWTATMITAAIVVTAVVVAVTTGIPLGIAMARSARVSALMRPVLDFMQTLPSFVYLVPIVMLFRIGRAPALIAVLVYAIPPVIRLTELGIRQVPGETVEAAAAFGSTPAQMLRKVELPLAFPTIMAGVNQTTMMALAMVIVASLVGAPGLGEVVLRGLGRQDVGLAFVGGIAIVILAMVMDRMTQAFAGGSGVARRSTGA
- a CDS encoding glycine betaine ABC transporter substrate-binding protein, encoding MRARLGSWAPLTALMLALAGCGETAPDEPGAAPAGGTITFWDGQWESLDVNNAIAAFVLEHGYGYDTETVVLAAPVMEQALPQGDIDVVMELWAVNRVEWYEQVIAEGTVIDIGPVLERATQGYYVPRFVIEGDDARGIEPAAPDLESVFDLPDYADVFADPEDPGRAALVNCPPDWECAAITEVKFAAYGLLDDVNIRSPGSPGALDAELVGAYERGEPVVGYYWEPTALMGRFDFVQLDEPEWTEECEAANEQAREQGLASADVPAPADVPEEAGCGFQTHPVTKGIHAGLQERAPEAVEFLERMEVGTDPLNEAGAFIVEHDADAQDAALWFFENYDHWRDWLDGEPLERVEGALRDAGVDV